From one Anopheles cruzii chromosome 3, idAnoCruzAS_RS32_06, whole genome shotgun sequence genomic stretch:
- the LOC128273347 gene encoding uncharacterized protein LOC128273347, giving the protein MNRVIKLNTGFDIPLLGFGTYQIHGQELIYETLDYALKAGYRHIDTAIVYRNEEFIGSALKTLLPKYNLKREDIFITSKLISPKDKDQEFIEKMVRQSLAKLQTDFLDLYLIHWPGVSGLPVDHPDNEKQRKVTWDALCQLKKEGRLRSIGVSNYTIKHLTEMLTDRIVVTPAVNQVEWHPYYYQPELLEFCRQKGIFLQAYSSLGSSTTSELRSNATVAAVAARLKKTPAQVLLRWAAQQNIGILPKARSRSHVEENAALDFEIPDEDMTLLSNLRNSVGHKFAWDPEPVV; this is encoded by the exons ATGAATCGTGTGATCAAACTTAACACGGGTTTTGACATTCCCCTTCTCGGCT TTGGAACCTATCAGATCCATGGTCAGGAGCTCATTTACGAAACTTTGGATTACGCTCTGAAGGCCGGCTATAGGCACATCG ATACTGCTATCGTGTACCGCAACGAAGAGTTTATCGGAAGCGCACTAAAAACTTTGCTGCCAAAGTACAATCTGAAGCGGGAAgacatttttattacttcgAAGTTGA TTTCGCCGAAGGATAAAGACCAGGAATTCATTGAGAAGATGGTGCGTCAATCTTTGGCTAAACTGCAAACCGATTTCCTTGACCTGTACCTGATCCACTGGCCTGGTGTTAGTG GCCTCCCGGTTGATCATCCGGATAATGAGAAGCAGCGGAAGGTGACCTGGGATGCCCTGTGTCAGTTGAAGAAAGAAGGGCGCcttcggtcgatcggtgtgtCGAATTACACGATCAAACATTTGACCGAAATGCTGACTGATCGCATTGTTGTTACACCAGCGGTTAATCAG GTTGAATGGCATCCGTACTACTATCAACCGGAACTGTTGGAATTTTGTCGCCAGAAAGGTATCTTCTTGCAAGCTTACTCTTCGCTCGGGTCATCCACTACGAGCGAGTTGCGTTCGAACGCGACTGTAGCGGCTGTGGCCGCTCGCCTAAAGAAAACGCCGGCTCAGGTGCTGCTCCGCTGGGCGGCACAGCAAAACATTGGCATTCTACCGAAGGCTCGATCCCGTTCACACGTCGAGGAAAATGCGGCACTGGATTTCGAAATTCCTGACGAGGATATGACGCTGTTGAGTAATCTGCGCAACTCCGTCGGTCACAAGTTTGCCTGGGATCCGGAACCGGTAGTTTAA
- the LOC128273325 gene encoding tRNA-specific adenosine deaminase 1: MNSKLANCIAHECLVKFDALQKTGKPNEAFEWTILSAIVLVRTSASLSQQPRDTVTEKDDDKSFTVQVVALGTGTKCLGGTELSPRGDLVNDSHAEILARRAFIRYLLEQIERAAEGVKDSVFERVSPGGKFVLKDGHSFHFFTTHSPCGDASIFELATSNASDDEEPPTAKRPRGTAGDDGEENVGSVVTSGKTGGKLLQPLSDTGCDLMAQTIGAVRTKPGRGVRTLSVSCSDKMARWAVLGVQGSLLMLLLGKPIYLASVVLCEGTAHSATALRRAIWGRFEKATKDSGLRHPFSHNCPEIVAANNGTPFRFRKNRPLTNNTGMYQPSPCGIVWSNVSVRPHEVEVSGRRHGVTKRKLATPAARLRISKIELFASFVRTYVNSRLVGDGNGGAEGLHNLVSTQWQRQHNHATADHPGEHRARECGQPQQRQQDGCGQRAATVAAMRDVGERLSGKGIADDRQPADIAKLSYAAAKALSVDYRRQWTDVRDTVFGGWTKKPDSFGQFFIDADAWPELTADRPSGSC; this comes from the exons ATGAATAGTAAACTGGCAAACTGCATAGCGCACGAGTGTTTGGTAAAGTTTGACGCTCTgcagaaaaccggaaaaccgaaCGAAGCCTTCGAGTGGACTATTCTCTCGGCGATCGTGCTTGTTCGCACGAGCGCTAGCTTGTCGCAACAACCTCGGGACACGGTCACAgaaaaggacgacgacaaaTCCTTCACCGTGCAAGTGGTTGCTCTCGGGACGGGGACGAAATGTCTCGGGGGAACGGAACTGAGTCCCCGCGGCGATCTGGTGAACGATAGTCACGCGGAGATCTTGGCTAGACGTGCATTTATACGTTACCTTTTGGAGCAAATCGAAAGAGCCGCCGAGGGCGTGAAGGATTCTGTATTCGAGCGTGTTTCTCCCGGGGGGAAATTCGTTCTAAAAGATGGTCActcgtttcactttttcacgACCCATAGCCCATGTGGAGACGCTAGTATATTTGAGTTGGCAACGTCGAACGCCAGTGACGACGAAGAACCTCCCACTGCAAAACGTCCCAGAGGGACAGCGGGAGATGATGGAGAAGAGAACGTCGGTTCCGTGGTCACTTCTGGCAAGACCGGTGGTAAGTTGCTGCAGCCACTCTCCGATACCGGGTGTGATCTGATGGCTCAGACGATCGGAGCTGTAAGGACTAAACCGGGTCGCGGGGTGAGAACTTTGTCAGTTTCGTGCAGTGATAAGATGGCCCGTTGGGCAGTGCTCGGTGTCCAGGGTTCATTGCTAATGCTGCTGTTAGGGAAACCCATCTACCTGGCGAGTGTGGTGCTGTGTGAAGGCACGGCACATTCGGCAACTGCTCTGCGAAGAGCAATTTGGGGGCGCTTCGAAAAGGCCACGAAGGACTCTGGGCTGCGACATCCCTTTTCGCACAACTGTCCGGAGATCGTAGCGGCAAACAATGGaactccgtttcggtttcggaaaaaCCGTCCTCTTACCAACAACACCGGAATGTATCAACCATCGCCTTGTGGAATCGTGTGGAGCAACGTTTCTGTCCG GCCCCATGAGGTGGAAGTTAGTGGCCGGCGACACGGAGTGACAAAGCGTAAACTCGCAACACCGGCGGCTCGATTACGAATTtccaaaattgaattatttgcCAGCTTCGTGCGAACGTACGTCAACAGCCGGCTGGTCGGCGACGGTAATGGTGGCGCTGAAGGTTTGCATAATTTAGTTTCAActcagtggcagcggcagcataatCACGCCACCGCCGATCACCCGGGGGAACATCGGGCCCGGGAATGCGGTCAGccacagcagcggcagcaggatgGTTGTGGGCAGCGTGCTGCGACAGTGGCTGCCATGCGGGATGTTGGCGAGCGGCTGTCGGGCAAAGGAATTGCCGACGACAGACAGCCGGCGGATATTGCGAAACTTTCGTACGCGGCTGCTAAGGCCCTTTCGGTGGATTACCGACGACAGTGGACCGACGTACGCGACACCGTGTTTGGCGGGTGGACAAAAAAGCCGGATAGTTTCGGACAGTTTTTTATTGATGCTGACGCCTGGCCCGAACTTACAGCAGATCGACCCTCGGGCAGCTGTTAG
- the LOC128272303 gene encoding cyclin-dependent kinase 8 produces MTTAVMMDYEFKMKTQQERAKVEDLFEYEGCKVGRGTYGHVYKARRKDNDAKDYALKQIEGTGLSMSACREIALLRELKHPNVINLIRVFLSHTDRKVWLLFDYAEHDLWHIIKFHRAAKATKKPVMVPKGMVKSLLYQILDGIHYLHSNWVLHRDLKPANILVMGEGNERGRVKIADMGFARLFNAPLKPLADLDPVVVTFWYRAPELLLGARHYTKAIDIWAIGCIFAELLTSEPIFHCRQEDIKTSNPYHHDQLDRIFNVMGFPQDKDWEDIRKMPEHHTLTKDFKRSNYASCSLIKYMERHKIKPDSKAFHLLQKLLLMDPNKRITSEQAMQDPYFSEDPMPTADVFAGCPIPYPKREFLTDEDQDDKGEKRQQQQQQQQQQQQNNQQQQANQQQNQQGNQQQQNAQQQQQQQSGNPQQMQQGGGGGQSGGGMDHNGAKRVRMAGPNGHPNNQQGSGMTQQDYHQQQQQQNQQQTQMMFNNANNFQQRY; encoded by the exons GCACGTCGCAAGGACAACGACGCCAAGGACTACGCATTGAAACAGATCGAAGGAACTGGACTGTCGATGTCGGCCTGTCGCGAGATTGCG TTGCTGCGCGAACTAAAGCATCCCAACGTGATCAATCTCATCCGCGTGTTCCTGTCCCACACGGACCGGAAGGTTTGGCTACTGTTCGATTATGCAGAGCACGATCTTTGGCATATCATCAAGTTTCACCGGGCGGCTAAGGCCACCAAAAAGCCCGTCATGGTGCCGAAGGGGATGGTTAAAAGCTTACTGTACCAGATTTTAGACGGCATTCATTACTTGCACAGCAACTGGGTTCTACATCGGGATCTG AAACCGGCCAACATTCTTGTGATGGGCGAAGGCAACGAACGAGGGCGCGTGAAGATAGCCGATATGGGCTTTGCTCGACTATTTAACGCCCCGTTGAAACCCCTAGCGGACCTcgatccggtggtggtcacgTTTTGGTATCGTGCGCCAGAGCTACTACTTGGAGCGCGCCATTACACGAAAGCGATCGATATCTGGGCCATCGGATGCATTTTTGCTGAACTGCTCACATCGGAACCTATTTTCCACTGCCGCCAGGAGGACATAAAAACGAGCAATCCGTACCATCACGATCAGTTGGATCGTATTTTCAATGTGATGGGCTTCCCGCAGGATAAGGACTGGGAGGATATCAGGAAGATGCCGGAACATCACACGCTCACGAAGGACTTCAAACGTTCTAA TTATGCCAGCTGCTCCCTGATAAAGTACATGGAGCGCCACAAAATTAAGCCGGATAGCAAGGCGTTTCATTTGCTGCAGAAACTGCTGTTGATGGATCCGAATAAGCGCATCACGTCGGAACAGGCAATGCAGGATCCCTACTTCTCGGAAGATCCCATGCCGACGGCGGACGTGTTTGCGGGTTGTCCGATACCGTACCCGAAGCGAGAGTTTCTCACCGACGAGGATCAGGATGATAAGGGTGagaagcggcagcaacagcaacagcaacagcaacagcaacagcaaaacaaccaacagcagcaggccaatcagcagcagaatcAGCAGGGAAAC caacagcagcaaaatgctcaacaacagcagcaacagcagtctGGAAAT CCCCAGCAAATGCagcagggtggtggtggtggccaatcgGGGGGCGGGATGGATCATAATGGGGCGAAGCGGGTCCGGATGGCGGGTCCAAACGGACATCCGAACAATCAGCAGGGCAGTGGCATGACCCAGCAAGACtatcatcagcaacagcagcagcagaatcaacaacaaactcaAATGATGTTCAACAACGCCAACAACTTTCAACAGCGGTATTAA